One genomic segment of Clostridium estertheticum subsp. estertheticum includes these proteins:
- a CDS encoding CpsD/CapB family tyrosine-protein kinase has product MGKTKYTEYLNLDSINLKAFNGLISNIQLLNADSEKKVIMITSAGSSEGRSTTTSYLSLLLAKSGKKTIIVDCDLKKPNIHNMFDLTNDKGLVNYLSGDELFEKVVKTTKIKNLSILTSGTVTLNYAELFVSSRFNEFIISLKKDYDYIIIDTPPITIGADAEVLSRYTDGCVLVVKSGKTERKSAHKAKEILQKVHANIIGVFLNETD; this is encoded by the coding sequence TTAAAAGCATTTAACGGATTAATATCAAATATTCAACTCTTAAACGCGGACAGTGAAAAAAAGGTTATTATGATAACTAGTGCTGGCAGTAGTGAAGGTAGATCAACTACAACATCATATCTTTCACTATTACTTGCAAAAAGTGGTAAAAAAACTATAATTGTTGATTGTGATCTGAAAAAGCCGAATATACACAACATGTTTGATTTAACAAATGATAAAGGACTTGTTAATTATTTATCCGGAGATGAATTGTTTGAAAAAGTAGTTAAGACTACGAAGATAAAGAATTTATCTATACTGACGTCTGGTACAGTAACATTAAATTATGCGGAACTTTTTGTATCATCAAGATTTAATGAATTTATAATTTCATTAAAGAAAGATTATGATTATATCATTATTGATACACCTCCGATTACAATAGGTGCTGATGCTGAGGTTTTATCAAGATATACTGATGGATGTGTTCTTGTTGTTAAATCAGGAAAAACAGAAAGAAAATCTGCGCATAAGGCTAAAGAAATTCTTCAAAAAGTGCATGCTAATATTATAGGTGTATTCCTAAATGAAACGGACTAA